AAAGTAGTGATCAATTAATATATCTGAAGATGTAGTATTGAATATTGTAGTCAAAAGTTAGTAAAACAACGAGGACTGCTAAAATCAAAACTAATTAACACTTTTTTTTGTCCTAATTAACGATAAAGATAACAATATTATTAGTTTACTTAATAGAATAATATTGGTAAATTTGTAATAGTAATAAACAAGTTTGGTGAGTTGCATTaagaatgaatttttttttgttcttttatcCTAATTGATTACCtaattcatattaatattatgCTTTAAACATGGTCTGAATGATTTTATGCCTATTTGGTGAGAAGCATATATACTTTAAGCAATCAATTAAAAAAGCTAACAAAGTTACTTACTATTAAAATCTCGTAAGTATAGATAGTAGGCTCAAATCTACATGATATGATTAAGTAAGTGTAATTATTTCATATTTTGTAATCCTTCATTTTAATTGTGAATATGACTATTTTTACTAATTTACTCTTTAATGTACAATTAATGAAATTTCAATAATAGTGATACGCATGGTATATAatgaagagaaagagaagaagacgATTACAGTCAATTTGTTATCTAACTTTATCAATTATAGTGAAGCGTCACTAAAAAAGGAACGTATATTTAAGATTGGTCATTTGATTATCATTAATCTACCTTTCTAAAACATTACAAATATGATTGAACTGCCATAATCAATAATTTTTTACCATTGAAACAAATCTACTATTTAGCTATAATTTGAATTCACTTACATTAATGCAATTGTTATACTAATTTAGCCACCTAAACCATTACAAAACACTTTAATTGTTAAGTAGGACAGAAAGCCTACGAAAATAGACACTTAGTCAATTTGCACTATCATTCTGTCATAAAGTTCGATGGTCATCTAGATTCGTTGAATTTAACCGAATGCTAAGCTCTCTTACGTGGTGAGGGTTGTTGACTGTGAGGAAGTGGTAGACCGACCAGCTGAGGGCATGTTCTTCGATTGTGGTCTGCAGAATAACAGTTCGAACACTTCCTTTTAGTTTTAACGGCTCCATCCGACATACTTATCAAAACATTGTCCCTATTGTTTCTTGCATAGGTGGATCCTTTAGTTCTACAAGGTGTTGGGTCCTTGGTAATGTTTTCATTTTCTTGATAGGTTTGATTCGTCCCGAGTCGTTGTTACCCGTGTTTGATTCCAATGGAACTGCATCCTTCAACATTGCAGTTAGTGTCGCCACTTCTTGTTTCGCTTTGGTGTAAGATTTCTCAGACTTGGAAGTGTAATAGCTCAGCAAGTTTGTATCCAAAGCGAGGGATGCCTGCCTAGCCATTTCAAATAACTGTTGCTTTTCTGTGGAGTGTTGCTTTAGTTCGAGGGGGATGTTTGCTTTTGCATTCTTACTCCACCGTTTCAGCAGGAGAGATTGTGGTACTATCTTCATATGACTGTATTTTATTACAACAAAAATATGTCTACACGGATAGCCGTTTGTCTCAAAAATAAAGCAGTGACAGGTGAATGTCTCCTCTTGTGGGTGGTAATGAACTTTGTACACTCTATCCTCGTGTTGGAACTTTGACAAACTGTAGAAGAATGATGCATCGTTGTCTTCACAATTGTTGACAAAGTACGCATGTTCCGCTTTGATTTGATCAACCACTTTATAGTACATATTTCTAGTGTATAATTTGGCACACTGCTGATGGTACGtcttaagagcatttttgggacctGGTATTGGTGGACTACTGTGTCGACTATTGTAATCATCTTCTCTCTCGATGTGCCTCAACTTTGTCATAGCAACGTCAACCGAGGTAACAAATTCACGGAGACTATAACTTGCATGTAGgaattttttaatacttgaatTCATGGACTCACATCTTTGGTTGGTCCGCATTCCGGCGACAAATTTCCCTCTTAGGTATGTCTCTGCCCATGAACGACGACTGTGATAAGTGTTGGTGCACCATTGGCTAGAATGGAGGTCAAAATTGTTTATTAATTCCCCCCATTTTCGCATGAATTCCTCTATTGTGTAATAGTTGTACATGACATCTTGAAATCCTTGTAAGAATCGGGGATCTTTTGAAATTTTTAAAGCGTTGGTACACAGGTGCCACGCACACAACCAATGAGTTGCATTTGGGAAGTACTTCAAGACAACATTTTTGATAGCTCCATCTCCATCTGTCACCACAACTTTTGGTGTTACATGATTGTGGCATTCAATAAATTTGTCAAGCAACCAAAAGTAAGTTTGCTCATCCTCGGAGTTAAGCAGTGCCATTCCAAATATGCAGGTCTTGAAATGATGATTGATGCCCAAAATAATTGTCAGGggtttattatatttgtttgtcATATATGTTGTGTCAAATCCAATAACCTAACCGAATGCGACGAAATCCCATCGAGAATATCCGTCTGCCCAGAATAGGCTCCCCAATCTATTGTCCATATCACATTGATATTGAATGAAGAAATTTGGATCCCTCTTTGACAAGCAAGCCAAATATCCCAAAGCACTATCTGAATCTGTAcatcttttctcttttcttttgacATGGGCGACCTTGTTGTAAACGTCTCATAGCAGGCAAGGCATCCTTTCGTACCCACCAGACAGCATTGCCAAGTGGGAGATGAGGTGTGAAGTTCTTATCCCAACTTAGTTCATTGACCTCACTTGAGAAACTAGGGATTCTGACACGGAACGGTTTGATCTCagatgtagtgcaccaaaaatttgttttagattatttaaattttgtgttttattttatttaaatgttaagtgtgatgaattgttttatttaaatgttgtttattttatttagttgttgtttgttttatttgattgtttattattttatttaattgttagaattgtttggcataatcttttgaatttaaatttgttaattgtttgtttggttaattaatttaataagtgaataattgtgtaacatgtttattttactattagtgttacattttaaataagtgtgacaattgaggtaattatgcgagttatggttgaatgcactaaggtgcatggtagatagtgatgcaccctagtgttttagtgtgtgctagtatatggtaatagggtgcacatgtgtggattttctacacattttataattgccatttattgatatttttgggtagttttattttaataagtaggaaaataaataaataaaattcaaaagggGCAAGTGGTGGACGTGTAGTGTGTGGTGTGTAGTGGGAAAGGGATTGTTTTTTTTAAaggcaataaaataaaaaaattggaagACACTAGCTATTTTGGGATAGGAATGTGATCACCCTTTATTCTTTTATATCtattatcataaaagaaaataataagaaattaagagaaaataaaatggaaaaaggaaacttaccattttatgttggtgaggctttattgagagagTTGAATAAAGGGGAAAGGAGAGGAAGAGGAGGGCATTCTTGTGTGGTTGCCgagacctagagagagagagtgtggcgtgtagagagagagagggagaagaagaaagaaaggaagaaagaagaagaaggagaaggggaaccaagtctagagtatgtttttcttgtatttttgtttgtccaatctctttttcttgattatatgattttgactttgtttatttgttgtgtgtgattggatttctttctcctcctcatggtggttttaaaaaaaaaaccctaggcttgaacaaggggtggtgaagtttgcatgttgatcatattgtattcttgattttacaatcaagagaggtatcaaATCTATAACCCTAATGATATGATGTTCATGGATTGATGGAGtgttttcttataattttatGCATGGGTTTATGTTGTTGGGTTTGATTTTTATGGCTGTGTAATGAGAGTATGTGTAGTGATGATGAATGTTTAAAATACATGAAAGAATAggttattttttattgtatgtgtTTCGGCCTAAAGGGGTATTCAAAAGTATGattgtattttttattatgttttatgtcaatgaaaattttagaaacatgataggttgtggTAAGATCTTGTATGAAGTTATGATGATTGTGATTTTTGGAATAATTGCATGATAATAATGTACTGAGAATATATGTAACACAAGATCAATGGTGGTTGttgttcatgacttgtgaataagttctaaggtgaatgatgaattattgtatactcatgatgtgattaaaatggataaagaggttagaagcatgctagggtttgtgttgaaatattgtgcataattgagcatgaattttgtgattataatgaaaggaatgaattttatgatttaatgtgcttgctgatttttgtacaaaaatgatgttgatcatgatgagattaatgttttgagtgctcaaataaagtttgcaaaggttttgatgttttaagaaatttaatgAGAAGTTTAATTATGCTTTGAAATGGTATTGTGTGTAAATAATCACCTACagaattttattgaatttttagaaaatatgaggttttaaattgaatatggtgatttttaaaggtaAAAATAGTTGCtagaatttttgtgaaaaaatgtgaagtgtgtttcactaaaataaatttgatgagtttttgaaacaaaattatcatcctaagttatggtaatattgaaaaatggtattttaaaatggtatgaatgcatattttgataagttatgattttcctttattttgattgagaaaaatatttagattttatttattgtgatttttttaaagaaattaaatagtggctgaaagtttggtttaaaaagtttaaaaatgattatttaattgttacatatggatttatgttacataaaactaagtcttaaataatttaaataaaaatatatttttcccacacttaaaaatatatttttctcacatcatttatgtaacacaattaaccaatgttaaacatttttaaaataggtattttaattaattccaagtttttggataattctttgtaatttgagattaataaatgaaattgtcacatattttatttttaagctaaatcaaattattttataaaataaaatcatgttttgagaaatttaatcaacttataaattttaagaaaaataaagcatgttatatttctattaattttaaaacaataaaagtaagaaatgtagaattatcgttttcaAAACGTCGCAATTACGTAatgttctcacgtatgcatgttacatgcaactccacttttacgtccaaaattatgtttattattcaactatgtggtttttataaaaatatcatgcatgtaaaataggtaaaatgagcattattcttttatggctttatgtgtagttaagaataattgcatgttatgtgtaatcgttattatgtgtgcatggcccatgcacacatgagttgtatggaatggaaaaatagtaattttattaacctaagaaatgttgttttgattttgatataggctcgttgaaaggttgtgaaatttcttagcttggacctgaggtaaggaaattagatagattctatgattttatgctatgaatggtaagactgttgtatgaatgaattgttatgaattatgaatgtcataatgtgatgatatgttgaatatgatatgtttatggatgttagatacatccaACGAGTTACTATagataaagacgtaactcctagggcgaacgcaccgaggttattcaaggaccagagactcttgtatacctcatagggtgacatggacaaccagcgagccatgctcatcatgtatgatgtatgaatatgattagggtgacatggacaactagcgggccatgctcatcatgtatgctgtgtgaatgtgatatgatgatatgttacgattacgttatgatatgccatgatgtttaGATGAACGtaagtgtttgtatttgttgtatctttacttgcttattgtttgtacttccttactaggcttttagctcacccccttactttccttccaggtagcaaataggatttctttatggcacgcatggtgactgaggagttctatcatcgtggggtgtatggcgtggggtaatcctatggacggaaaaacgatcatcttagaacgccatttaaattatgttttgttttaagagactttcctaattatcagtgggactcagttatttaatttttgtttcttttgaactttgcataaaaatttatgttttcttttaaaactaatggaaccaacttgcatggttttaagcaagtccccactgagactttgataatgagtgttattcttttataaactatgttatgcgaatgttttataagtattagtttagggcgttctttacatcaGAAATTGCAACTCATCTAATGCTGCCTTGTCATGGTTGTGCAGAGGTTGGAATTCCTTGCAAATCCACGGACCCTCATCGCCCATCATTACGACTCGAAAACTAGCTTGGCAACCAGTCCTAGTAATAGATGTTTTTCGTTTGCTCCCACCGACCTTGTCAATTTCCATGTGTTTTCGGAAACCTTCTTTTGAACATACCCATTTTCTCATGGTGATGTTCCCATTTTTTTCCGTACATCTGCTTTGCGGACGCTGAAGCCTGCCCACAAAGAGTATGTGTAATAAAAGTCCTCCCACTCTTCAAGGGACTCCAAGACCTTTCCTTGGACATCCTCCGTCTCAATATCATTTGCGAGTTTCTCAATCCCCAAAGATTGTAGTATATTTTCCCAATTTGATGTTTCTTGCAAACTTCCTACCTTGTCCATATTTAAGTTAAATCTGGGAAAGAAAAACCAAGTTTTAGGAAATATATTATGAATAG
This genomic interval from Humulus lupulus chromosome 8, drHumLupu1.1, whole genome shotgun sequence contains the following:
- the LOC133795479 gene encoding protein FAR1-RELATED SEQUENCE 5-like, with amino-acid sequence MALLNSEDEQTYFWLLDKFIECHNHVTPKVVVTDGDGAIKNVVLKYFPNATHWLCAWHLCTNALKISKDPRFLQGFQDVMYNYYTIEEFMRKWGELINNFDLHSSQWCTNTYHSRRSWAETYLRGKFVAGMRTNQRCESMNSSIKKFLHASYSLREFVTSVDVAMTKLRHIEREDDYNSRHSSPPIPGPKNALKTYHQQCAKLYTRNMYYKVVDQIKAEHAYFVNNCEDNDASFFYSLSKFQHEDRVYKVHYHPQEETFTCHCFIFETNGYPCRHIFVVIKYSHMKIVPQSLLLKRWSKNAKANIPLELKQHSTEKQQLFEMARQASLALDTNLLSYYTSKSEKSYTKAKQEVATLTAMLKDAVPLESNTGNNDSGRIKPIKKMKTLPRTQHLVELKDPPMQETIGTMF